One window of Fusobacterium polymorphum genomic DNA carries:
- a CDS encoding DKNYY domain-containing protein, which translates to MQKKSRISFIKFIFIIYVIIFMFLSLSYILLLMKKSASNSDEIEINGQKYGNTQFVKYNNQISIPVPSGGRYFLENVDVDSFRVLDSQNYSDRSTLIVGLDKNSVYFGNIRIPDLNPNKLKVIGNGYYTDGTNTYFCSDMSERNQNLSSLMEIFQTLIYAFSKTKKPQSYIYPYKKVETDKRLQAVANLSFFASDGDKVYYKGEVLENVDLNTLVPIDGQYTYFADKENVYYHSKLLPIKNSGNLKVVSLNPDDKFLYDEINGYVFIGDYSFDKEKAPYKIIGSNETHLYSLIFVSDDGIYFYDSENKKQIKLKDNIFVGDIEEISPNVFTDNENIYYFQNYEIWKKYKNRGSFLASRNTEVYSLGKKESWKKLADIGNENIGSLWQKDNEYYYFDNLKNSSSKVDYRSTIYKITDKSTLESLLFYPEYINAEKIDEFILNKNFQDVKGEKLFTATIKFHNVLKIFLGVLLVLGFIFIVFFLYLNKLNKEDEKNIDKMLLEKYRNIKPLSKNYNDKE; encoded by the coding sequence GAATTTCATTTATAAAATTTATTTTCATTATTTATGTGATAATTTTTATGTTTCTTTCCTTATCTTATATTCTACTTTTAATGAAAAAATCAGCCTCAAATTCTGATGAAATAGAGATAAATGGACAGAAATATGGAAATACCCAATTTGTAAAATATAATAATCAAATATCTATTCCTGTTCCTAGTGGGGGAAGATATTTTTTAGAGAATGTTGATGTTGATTCATTTAGAGTATTAGATTCACAAAATTATTCAGATAGAAGTACTTTAATAGTTGGCTTGGATAAGAATTCTGTCTATTTTGGAAATATTCGTATTCCCGACTTAAATCCTAACAAGCTTAAAGTCATAGGAAATGGTTATTACACCGATGGAACAAATACCTACTTTTGTTCTGATATGTCTGAAAGAAATCAAAACTTATCTTCTCTAATGGAAATCTTTCAGACTTTAATATATGCTTTTTCAAAGACTAAAAAACCTCAATCTTATATCTATCCATATAAAAAGGTAGAAACAGATAAAAGATTACAAGCAGTTGCAAATTTATCATTTTTTGCAAGCGATGGAGACAAAGTCTATTATAAAGGGGAAGTTTTAGAGAATGTTGATTTGAATACTCTAGTGCCTATCGATGGTCAGTATACATATTTTGCTGATAAAGAAAATGTTTATTATCATTCTAAACTTCTACCAATTAAAAATAGTGGTAATTTAAAAGTTGTTTCACTTAATCCAGATGATAAATTTCTTTATGATGAAATAAATGGCTATGTTTTTATAGGAGATTATTCTTTTGACAAAGAAAAAGCTCCTTATAAAATTATTGGAAGTAATGAAACTCATCTTTACAGTTTAATATTTGTTAGTGATGATGGAATATATTTTTATGATAGTGAAAACAAAAAACAAATAAAGTTGAAAGATAATATCTTTGTTGGAGATATTGAAGAAATTAGTCCTAATGTTTTTACTGATAACGAGAATATATACTATTTTCAAAACTATGAAATATGGAAAAAATATAAAAATAGAGGAAGTTTCTTAGCTTCAAGAAATACAGAAGTTTATTCTTTAGGTAAAAAAGAATCTTGGAAAAAATTAGCTGATATAGGTAATGAAAATATAGGTAGTCTTTGGCAAAAAGATAATGAATATTACTATTTTGACAACTTAAAAAATTCTTCCTCGAAAGTAGATTATAGAAGTACTATTTACAAAATAACTGATAAAAGTACTCTTGAAAGCTTATTATTTTATCCAGAGTATATAAATGCTGAGAAGATAGATGAGTTTATTTTAAATAAAAACTTTCAAGATGTTAAAGGTGAAAAACTTTTTACTGCAACTATAAAATTTCATAATGTTCTTAAAATATTTTTAGGAGTTCTATTAGTATTAGGCTTTATTTTTATAGTATTTTTCTTATATTTAAACAAACTTAATAAGGAAGATGAAAAAAATATAGATAAAATGCTACTTGAAAAATATAGAAATATAAAACCCTTATCTAAAAATTATAATGATAAAGAATAG
- a CDS encoding DKNYY domain-containing protein → MKINGEDLSTTEKNVNEIEYHNSLTKIFKKIFIIIITILIVFTLFEVIFYYKMKSDYNLNQNILNNGQKYEKSIYIKYEGKIYCNSFGDIYQLKDVDIDSFKTFDTGDYRDNYIATDKNNVYLGNTTIPDLNPNRLKNLGSNYYSDGVNYYFLSDNYIRNEDISTWSILKEYIIKNKKKQVYFYPFKKIETTKALKGIEDFRYLASDEEKVYYKGELIKNADLYTLKAVDKYNDDYFYDKNNVYYKTKALNLSSNDNLNLVSVEQGERTYLYDGLNGNVSLEEYIFDKKYIPYQILGIGSAHVKDLLFVSKDGIFFYNPETKEQERAGDNIFKGKVENILSSVISDDKNIYYLHSYDVLRKRRRSSRHAHILVSKNIGIFSLGEKKDWEKIKDIDSGTTGQVWKKGNKYYYFDDLGVGQTIDDVVYEIVDYASLKYLLGTNNINSSTIRELINNKKLIAFKGEEVSTASIKYKESHIADIFLAVFLTTFFGIPILIISLKWKAQKKDREKLEEERKKIEKQMEFWDNYYNNNEEEKKEDKKNPTSSKNYDDEEEIKKEIDKIKPIVKNYNDIEDLTKQDKKIDSIIKHYNDKKEEK, encoded by the coding sequence ATGAAAATAAATGGTGAAGATTTATCAACTACTGAAAAAAATGTAAACGAGATAGAATATCATAACTCTTTAACTAAGATTTTTAAAAAAATTTTTATAATCATTATTACTATTCTTATAGTATTTACTTTATTTGAAGTAATTTTCTATTATAAAATGAAGTCAGACTATAATTTAAATCAAAATATTTTAAATAATGGTCAAAAATATGAAAAAAGTATCTACATTAAATATGAAGGGAAAATCTATTGCAATTCATTTGGTGATATATATCAATTAAAAGATGTTGATATTGATAGCTTCAAAACATTTGATACAGGAGATTATCGTGATAATTATATAGCAACAGATAAGAATAATGTCTATCTTGGAAACACTACTATTCCTGACTTAAATCCAAATAGACTTAAAAACCTAGGTAGTAATTATTACAGTGATGGAGTGAACTACTATTTTCTATCAGATAACTATATACGAAATGAGGATATCTCTACATGGTCTATACTTAAAGAGTATATTATTAAAAATAAGAAAAAGCAGGTATACTTTTATCCCTTTAAAAAAATAGAAACAACTAAAGCCTTAAAAGGTATTGAGGATTTTAGATACTTAGCAAGTGATGAAGAAAAAGTTTATTATAAAGGTGAACTTATAAAGAATGCTGATTTATATACCTTAAAAGCAGTTGATAAATATAATGATGACTATTTTTATGATAAAAATAATGTTTACTACAAGACTAAAGCTTTGAATCTTTCTAGTAATGATAATTTAAACTTAGTATCTGTTGAGCAAGGCGAAAGAACTTATCTTTATGATGGACTAAATGGAAATGTTTCTCTAGAAGAATATATTTTTGATAAAAAATACATTCCCTATCAAATTTTAGGTATAGGTAGTGCTCATGTTAAAGACTTACTATTTGTAAGTAAAGATGGTATATTTTTCTATAATCCTGAAACAAAAGAACAAGAAAGAGCTGGAGATAATATTTTTAAAGGAAAAGTAGAAAATATTTTATCTAGTGTGATTTCTGATGATAAAAATATTTATTATCTTCACTCTTATGATGTATTACGCAAAAGAAGACGTAGCTCTCGTCATGCACATATTTTAGTTTCAAAAAATATAGGAATTTTCTCTTTAGGTGAGAAAAAAGATTGGGAAAAGATAAAAGATATTGATTCAGGAACAACAGGACAAGTTTGGAAAAAAGGAAATAAGTACTATTATTTTGATGACTTAGGAGTTGGTCAAACAATAGATGATGTTGTATATGAAATTGTTGATTATGCTAGTCTTAAATACTTACTAGGAACAAACAATATAAATAGTAGTACTATAAGAGAATTAATTAACAATAAAAAGCTAATAGCTTTCAAAGGTGAAGAAGTATCTACAGCTAGTATAAAATATAAAGAAAGCCATATAGCAGATATCTTTTTGGCTGTTTTCTTAACAACTTTTTTTGGAATTCCTATTCTTATAATATCTTTAAAATGGAAAGCTCAGAAGAAAGATAGAGAAAAATTAGAAGAAGAAAGAAAAAAGATAGAGAAACAAATGGAATTTTGGGATAATTATTACAATAATAATGAAGAAGAAAAGAAAGAAGATAAAAAAAATCCTACTTCAAGCAAAAATTATGATGATGAAGAAGAAATAAAAAAAGAAATAGATAAAATAAAACCAATAGTTAAAAATTATAATGATATAGAAGATTTAACAAAACAAGATAAAAAAATAGATTCTATAATTAAACATTATAATGATAAAAAAGAAGAAAAATAA
- the infA gene encoding translation initiation factor IF-1, with protein sequence MSKKDVIELEGTIVEALPNAMFKVELENGHTILGHISGKMRMNYIKILPGDGVTVQISPYDLSRGRIVYRKKN encoded by the coding sequence ATGTCAAAGAAAGATGTTATCGAATTGGAAGGTACTATAGTAGAAGCCTTACCTAATGCTATGTTTAAAGTAGAATTAGAAAATGGACATACTATACTTGGCCACATCTCTGGAAAAATGAGAATGAATTACATTAAAATTTTACCAGGAGATGGAGTAACTGTACAGATCTCTCCTTATGACTTGTCGAGGGGTAGAATAGTTTACAGAAAGAAAAACTAG
- the rpmJ gene encoding 50S ribosomal protein L36, whose translation MKVRVSIKPICDKCKIIKRHGKIRVICENPKHKQVQG comes from the coding sequence ATGAAAGTAAGAGTATCAATAAAACCTATTTGTGACAAGTGTAAGATTATTAAAAGACATGGAAAAATAAGAGTAATCTGTGAAAATCCTAAACATAAACAAGTTCAAGGATAA
- the rpsM gene encoding 30S ribosomal protein S13, which produces MARIAGVDIPRNKRVEIALTYIYGIGKPTSQKILKEAGINFDTRVKDLTEEEVNKIREIIKDIKVEGDLRKEVRLSIKRLMDIKCYRGLRHKMNLPVRGQSSKTNARTVKGPKKPIRK; this is translated from the coding sequence TTGGCTAGAATAGCAGGAGTAGATATCCCAAGAAACAAAAGAGTTGAAATAGCTCTAACATATATTTATGGAATTGGAAAACCAACTTCTCAAAAAATATTGAAGGAAGCTGGGATAAATTTTGACACTAGAGTTAAAGATTTAACAGAAGAAGAAGTAAATAAAATCAGAGAAATCATAAAAGATATTAAAGTTGAAGGAGATCTTAGAAAAGAAGTAAGATTATCTATAAAAAGACTTATGGATATCAAATGTTACAGAGGATTAAGACATAAAATGAATCTTCCTGTAAGAGGGCAAAGCTCAAAAACAAATGCAAGAACTGTAAAAGGTCCTAAAAAACCTATAAGAAAGTAA
- the rpsK gene encoding 30S ribosomal protein S11 has product MAKKTVAKIKKKNKNIPNGVAHIHSTFNNTIVTITDVDGKVISWKSGGTSNFKGTKKGTPFAAQIAAEQAAQIAMENGMRKVEVKVKGPGSGREACIRSLQAAGLEVTKITDVTPVPHNGCRPPKRRRV; this is encoded by the coding sequence TTGGCTAAAAAAACAGTAGCTAAGATAAAAAAGAAAAATAAAAATATTCCTAATGGAGTAGCTCATATACATTCAACTTTTAATAACACAATAGTTACAATAACTGATGTGGATGGAAAGGTTATAAGCTGGAAATCAGGAGGAACTTCTAATTTCAAAGGAACTAAGAAAGGAACTCCATTCGCAGCTCAAATAGCCGCTGAACAAGCAGCACAAATTGCTATGGAAAATGGAATGAGAAAGGTTGAAGTTAAAGTAAAAGGACCTGGTTCTGGAAGAGAAGCTTGTATCAGATCACTTCAAGCTGCAGGATTAGAAGTTACAAAAATAACTGATGTAACTCCTGTACCTCATAATGGTTGTAGACCACCAAAAAGAAGAAGAGTGTAA
- the rpsD gene encoding 30S ribosomal protein S4, which produces MARNRQPVLKKCRALGIDPVILGVKKSSNRQIRPNANKKPTEYATQLREKQKAKFIYNVMEKQFRKIYEEAARKLGVTGLTLIEYLERRLENVVYRLGFAKTRRQARQIVSHGHIAVNGRRVNIASFRVKVGDVVSVIENSKNVELIKLAVEDATPPAWLELDRAAFSGKVLQNPTKDDLDFDLNESLIVEFYSR; this is translated from the coding sequence ATGGCAAGAAATAGACAGCCTGTTTTGAAGAAGTGTAGAGCTTTAGGAATAGATCCAGTTATCCTAGGGGTTAAAAAATCTTCTAATAGACAAATAAGACCTAATGCAAATAAAAAACCAACAGAATATGCAACTCAATTAAGAGAAAAACAAAAAGCAAAATTTATATATAATGTAATGGAAAAACAATTCAGAAAGATATATGAAGAAGCAGCAAGAAAACTTGGAGTAACAGGTTTAACTTTAATTGAATACTTAGAAAGAAGACTAGAAAATGTAGTTTACAGACTAGGATTTGCAAAGACTAGAAGACAAGCTAGACAAATAGTATCTCATGGACATATTGCTGTAAATGGAAGAAGAGTAAATATAGCTTCTTTTAGAGTAAAAGTAGGAGATGTAGTTTCTGTAATAGAAAACTCAAAAAATGTAGAATTAATTAAATTAGCAGTAGAAGATGCAACTCCACCAGCTTGGTTAGAATTAGATAGAGCTGCATTCTCAGGAAAGGTTCTACAAAACCCAACTAAAGATGATTTGGATTTTGATTTAAATGAATCTTTAATAGTTGAATTTTATTCAAGATAA
- a CDS encoding DNA-directed RNA polymerase subunit alpha: MLKIEKQAKAIKITEVKESNYKGQFIVEPLYRGYGNTLGNALRRVLLSSIPGAAIKGMRIEGVLSEFTVMDGVKEAVTEIILNVKEIVVKAESSGERRMSLSIKGPKVVKAADIVADIGLEIVNPEQIICTVTTDRTLDMEFIVDTGEGFVVSEEIDKKDWPVDYIAVDAIYTPIRKVSYEIQDTMFGRMTDFDKLTLNVETDGSIEIRDAISYAVELLKLHLDPFLEIGNKMENLRDDIEEMIEEPMDIQVIDDKSHDMKIEELDLTVRSFNCLKKAGIEEVSQLASLSLNELLKIKNLGKKSLDEILEKMKDLGYDLEKNGSPE; encoded by the coding sequence ATGTTAAAAATAGAAAAGCAGGCTAAGGCAATAAAGATAACAGAAGTTAAAGAAAGTAATTACAAAGGTCAATTTATTGTAGAACCTTTATATAGAGGTTATGGAAATACTTTGGGAAATGCACTTAGAAGAGTTTTACTTTCATCTATACCTGGTGCAGCAATAAAAGGTATGAGAATAGAAGGTGTATTGAGTGAATTTACTGTTATGGATGGTGTTAAAGAAGCTGTTACAGAAATAATTTTAAATGTTAAAGAAATTGTTGTAAAAGCTGAAAGTTCTGGTGAAAGAAGAATGTCACTTTCTATAAAAGGACCTAAGGTAGTAAAAGCAGCAGATATTGTTGCAGATATTGGTCTTGAAATAGTAAATCCTGAGCAAATTATTTGTACTGTAACTACTGATAGAACATTAGATATGGAGTTTATAGTGGATACAGGAGAAGGATTTGTTGTATCAGAAGAAATAGATAAAAAAGATTGGCCAGTAGATTATATAGCAGTTGATGCTATTTATACACCAATTAGAAAAGTTTCTTATGAAATTCAAGATACAATGTTTGGTAGAATGACAGACTTTGATAAATTGACTTTAAATGTTGAAACTGATGGAAGTATAGAAATAAGAGATGCTATATCATATGCTGTTGAACTTTTAAAATTACATTTAGATCCATTCTTAGAAATAGGAAATAAAATGGAAAATTTAAGAGATGATATAGAAGAAATGATTGAAGAACCAATGGATATTCAAGTTATTGATGATAAATCTCATGATATGAAAATAGAAGAATTAGATTTAACAGTAAGATCTTTTAATTGCTTAAAAAAGGCTGGGATAGAGGAAGTATCTCAATTAGCAAGCTTATCTTTAAATGAATTATTAAAAATTAAGAACTTGGGAAAAAAATCTCTTGATGAGATTTTAGAAAA